Proteins found in one Poecilia reticulata strain Guanapo linkage group LG6, Guppy_female_1.0+MT, whole genome shotgun sequence genomic segment:
- the fem1b gene encoding protein fem-1 homolog B, giving the protein MGGGFLWRTAHQGLRAEKRKLNIAVCWAPMESLAGYVYKAASEGRVLTLAALLLNHSEVETRFLLSYVTHLAGQRSTPLIIAARNGHDNVVRLLLDHYKVDTEQTGTVRFDGYIIDGATALWCAAGAGHFEVVHLLVSHGANVNHTTITNSTPLRAACFDGRLDIVRYLVEHNADISITNKFNNTCLMIAAYRGHVDVVKFLLEQGADVNGKAHCGATALHFAAEAGHLEIVKELMDSQAAMRMNGHGMTPLKVAAESCKSDVVELLMAHADCDPPSRIEALELLGASFANDRENYDIQKTYQYLHMAMTERYYDPDNIIVKDLLPPIEAYGGRSECKTLQQLEAIRVDRDALHMEGLMIRERIMGSDNIDLSHPIIYRGAVCADNMEFEQCIKLWLHALRLRQKGNRNTHKDLLRFAQVFSQMVHLKEVVLASAVEQVLSCSVLEIQRSMARVDKAVESELPQAMDNYESNIFTFLYLACISTKTNCSDEEQVKINKHIYDLIQLDPRTREGSSLLHLAISSSTPVDDFHTNDVCSFPNAKVTKLLLDCGSQVNAVDHEGNTPLHVIVQYNRPISDFLTLHAIIINLVEAGAHTDMTNKQKKTPLDKSTTGVSEILLKTQMKMSLKCLAARAVRQHQITYRNQIPKTLEEFVEFH; this is encoded by the exons ATGGGAGGCGGCTTCCTTTGGAGGACTGCACACCAGGGTTTACGAGCTGAGAAGAGAAAGTTGAACATCGCTGTCTGTTGGGCTCCTATGGAGTCTTTGGCCGGCTACGTTTATAAGGCAGCCAGCGAGGGTCGGGTCCTGACACTGGCCGCACTTCTACTCAACCACTCTGAGGTGGAGACTCGTTTCCTTCTGAGCTACGTGACTCATCTGGCCGGCCAAAGGTCCACTCCTCTTATCATCGCAGCACGGAACGGACACGACAATGTGGTGCGTCTCCTCCTGGACCACTACAAAGTGGACACGGAACAGACTGGCACGGTCCGGTTCGACGG CTACATCATTGACGGGGCCACAGCACTGTGGTGTGCAGCTGGAGCCGGACACTTTGAGGTAGTTCACCTCCTGGTGAGCCATGGTGCTAACGTCAATCACACAACCATTACCAACTCCACTCCCCTCCGGGCTGCCTGCTTCGATGGTCGACTGGACATCGTCCGCTACCTGGTGGAACACAACGCCGACATCAGCATTACCAACAAGTTTAACAACACCTGCTTGATGATCGCTGCCTATAGGGGCCATGTGGATGTGGTTAAGTTCTTGTTGGAGCAGGGTGCCGATGTCAATGGCAAGGCTCACTGCGGGGCCACAGCCCTGCACTTCGCAGCAGAGGCAGGCCATCTGGAAATTGTGAAAGAGCTGATGGACTCCCAGGCTGCCATGCGGATGAATGGACATGGCATGACACCATTAAAGGTAGCTGCAGAGAGCTGTAAATCTGATGTGGTGGAGCTGTTGATGGCTCATGCTGACTGCGACCCTCCCAGTCGCATCGAGGCCTTGGAGCTGCTGGGGGCGTCTTTTGCCAATGACCGGGAGAACTATGACATCCAGAAAACATACCAGTACCTTCACATGGCCATGACGGAGCGCTACTATGACCCTGACAACATCATTGTGAAGGACTTGCTGCCACCCATTGAAGCTTATGGGGGGCGTAGTGAGTGTAAAACGCTCCAGCAGCTTGAAGCCATCCGGGTGGACAGGGATGCCTTGCACATGGAGGGGCTCATGATTCGGGAACGCATCATGGGCTCAGACAACATTGACTTGTCGCATCCCATCATTTATCGAGGAGCGGTCTGTGCAGACAACATGGAGTTTGAGCAGTGCATCAAACTGTGGCTTCATGCCCTTCGACTCCGGCAAAAGGGGAACCGGAACACGCACAAAGATTTGCTGCGCTTTGCCCAGGTGTTCTCCCAGATGGTGCACCTGAAGGAGGTGGTGTTGGCCTCAGCGGTCGAGCAGGTCCTCAGCTGCAGTGTTCTGGAGATTCAGCGCAGCATGGCTCGAGTTGACAAAGCGGTTGAATCCGAGCTGCCACAGGCCATGGACAATTATGAAtccaatatttttacttttctttatttagccTGCATCTCCACTAAGACTAACTGCAGTGATGAGGAGCAAGTCAAGATTAACAAGCACATTTATGACCTGATCCAGCTGGATCCACGGACACGTGAAGGCTCCTCACTGCTCCACCTGGCCATCAGCTCCAGCACACCTGTTGATGATTTTCACACCAATGACGTCTGCAGCTTCCCTAATGCCAAGGTGACCAAGCTGCTTCTGGACTGTGGTTCTCAGGTGAATGCAGTGGATCACGAAGGAAACACTCCTCTCCACGTTATTGTCCAGTACAACCGACCAATTAGTGACTTCCTCACTCTACATGCCATTATCATCAACTTGGTCGAGGCTGGGGCCCACACAGACATGACCAACAAGCAGAAGAAGACTCCGCTGGACAAAAGTACCACAGGTGTGTCTGAGATCCTGCTGAAGACCCAGATGAAAATGAGCCTGAAGTGCCTGGCAGCACGTGCTGTCCGACAGCACCAGATCACTTATCGCAACCAGATTCCCAAAACTCTGGAAGAGTTTGTGGAGTTCCACTGA